The Pontibacter deserti genome has a window encoding:
- a CDS encoding DUF4864 domain-containing protein, whose product MKGSGDFVDKALLVVGVLLLLVFMWSIPIDPDQNKHHYASYNTSGTSGSSATSWSYLRPSKGLSPQDVVQIQLKALQQNDGSDSGIITVFNFSSPVSKISMGPIEHFRLMVRDPVYKPMLNFKSYKKGNMVITGKSAYQLVVLTSQDDERATYLFMLARQTKGYYKGCWMTVGVVRVEDNRPVYST is encoded by the coding sequence ATGAAGGGCTCGGGAGATTTTGTGGATAAGGCCCTACTCGTGGTAGGCGTGTTGCTGCTTTTGGTATTTATGTGGAGTATACCTATAGATCCGGATCAGAACAAGCACCACTATGCCAGCTATAATACTTCCGGGACATCCGGTTCCTCAGCAACCAGTTGGAGCTATTTACGGCCATCTAAAGGCCTTTCGCCACAGGATGTGGTACAAATCCAGTTAAAAGCACTTCAGCAAAACGATGGCAGCGACAGCGGCATTATCACTGTCTTTAATTTTTCTTCGCCGGTTAGTAAGATAAGTATGGGGCCGATAGAACATTTCAGGCTGATGGTGCGCGACCCTGTTTATAAGCCAATGCTAAACTTTAAATCTTACAAAAAAGGCAACATGGTTATAACAGGCAAATCGGCTTACCAGCTGGTGGTGCTCACATCGCAGGACGATGAAAGAGCCACTTACCTGTTTATGCTAGCCCGCCAGACCAAAGGCTACTACAAAGGCTGCTGGATGACTGTAGGTGTGGTACGCGTTGAAGATAACAGGCCAGTTTATAGTACTTAA
- a CDS encoding phosphatase PAP2 family protein: protein MKNLLTYYITQFRYWFTGIPAVQRFQIQHPKVSDFISDRFSTRMFVGLPLTLLLLVGWVNVMLLSELTESVVDAEWVVVADQKFTDLLYSMRSDWLSITMFALTQLGEQLAVFVIGGIATLIFLFRKRYWAIIAFWLAMGGVGLSVRFAKTFISRARPADVAYYEVEHYSFPSGHATTAMALFGLLAYFLYRHNNSGPYRTLIAWPTAILILLVSFSRIYLGVHFLSDVLAGMLLGLLWMLVGVSLEEVMQYRRKRREV from the coding sequence ATGAAAAACCTGCTGACTTACTACATCACTCAATTCAGGTATTGGTTTACAGGTATACCTGCTGTGCAGCGCTTCCAAATTCAGCATCCCAAAGTTTCGGACTTTATAAGCGATAGGTTTAGCACCAGAATGTTTGTTGGGTTGCCCCTTACATTGCTGTTACTGGTTGGCTGGGTAAATGTAATGCTACTCTCTGAGCTAACTGAAAGTGTAGTGGATGCCGAGTGGGTGGTAGTAGCTGACCAAAAATTTACAGATCTGCTTTACAGTATGCGGTCTGATTGGCTGAGCATAACGATGTTTGCCTTAACCCAGTTGGGCGAACAACTCGCTGTATTTGTCATAGGCGGCATAGCAACACTCATCTTCCTGTTTCGGAAACGATATTGGGCCATTATTGCTTTCTGGCTGGCTATGGGTGGCGTAGGGCTTTCGGTGAGGTTTGCCAAAACATTTATCAGCCGTGCCCGCCCTGCCGATGTAGCGTATTATGAAGTAGAGCATTATTCTTTCCCGAGTGGGCATGCTACTACAGCTATGGCGCTGTTTGGGTTGCTGGCTTACTTCCTTTACCGGCACAACAACTCAGGCCCCTATCGCACCCTTATTGCCTGGCCTACAGCTATACTTATTTTGCTGGTAAGCTTCAGTAGAATATACCTTGGTGTACACTTCTTATCTGATGTGCTGGCAGGTATGTTGCTGGGGCTGCTTTGGATGCTGGTAGGTGTAAGCCTGGAAGAAGTAATGCAGTATAGAAGGAAAAGAAGAGAAGTATAG
- a CDS encoding zinc dependent phospholipase C family protein, whose amino-acid sequence MHLKYLRGLCGLALILTCWLFATQSASAYGVLSHQAIIDASWDKDLKPLLQKRYPNATEEELKKAHAFAYGGAILQDMGYFPFGSKFFTDLLHYVRSGDFVQNLLHEAQNVNEYAFALGTLAHYNADVYGHSLGTNKAVPLVYPKLEQEFGSTVTFADHPVSHVKTEFGFDVLQVARGNYAPESYQQFIGFEVAQEPLERAFLKTYGLELGDVFVNVPLAVGTYRYTIKNLMPDLTKAAWQAKANDIKAAKPGATRRTFIYRMSRAKYNSNWGETYERPGFFTRIMAWVIKILPKVGPLRSLGFTMPTPEAEHLFYKSFNTTVSKYAAVLQQLRNSESAMENLQLDTGKKTEPGEYALTDETYTALLQKLDNSKYKYLTPELQQNILGFYKSMKPKKEQEQDEDHLKTTEALERLKAHQPAARK is encoded by the coding sequence ATGCACCTGAAATACTTACGCGGCCTTTGTGGCTTAGCCCTTATACTTACCTGTTGGTTATTTGCAACTCAGTCTGCTTCAGCATATGGAGTGCTCTCGCATCAGGCTATCATTGATGCCTCCTGGGACAAAGATCTTAAACCGCTTTTACAGAAACGTTACCCCAACGCCACTGAAGAAGAACTTAAAAAAGCACATGCCTTTGCTTATGGCGGAGCTATACTTCAGGATATGGGGTACTTTCCGTTCGGTAGCAAATTTTTTACAGACCTGTTGCACTATGTGCGTAGTGGTGATTTTGTACAAAACCTGCTGCACGAAGCCCAAAATGTAAATGAATATGCTTTTGCCTTGGGTACGCTGGCTCATTATAATGCAGATGTTTATGGTCACTCGCTGGGTACAAACAAAGCAGTACCGTTGGTATATCCAAAACTGGAGCAGGAGTTTGGCAGCACCGTAACCTTTGCCGATCATCCGGTATCACATGTTAAAACAGAGTTTGGCTTTGATGTATTGCAGGTGGCCCGCGGGAACTATGCCCCGGAATCGTATCAGCAGTTTATTGGTTTTGAAGTAGCCCAGGAGCCACTGGAGCGGGCCTTTTTAAAAACCTATGGACTAGAGCTGGGAGATGTATTTGTAAATGTGCCACTGGCAGTTGGTACCTACCGCTATACTATAAAGAACCTGATGCCAGACCTTACCAAAGCTGCCTGGCAAGCAAAAGCGAATGACATAAAAGCAGCAAAACCGGGTGCCACCCGTCGCACATTTATTTACCGTATGAGCCGGGCCAAGTATAACAGCAACTGGGGAGAAACTTACGAACGACCAGGTTTCTTCACCCGGATTATGGCCTGGGTTATCAAAATTCTTCCGAAGGTAGGGCCGCTCCGCTCATTGGGCTTTACTATGCCAACTCCGGAAGCAGAACATCTTTTTTATAAAAGTTTTAACACTACAGTAAGTAAGTATGCGGCCGTGTTACAGCAGTTGCGCAACAGCGAATCTGCGATGGAGAACCTGCAGCTCGATACCGGAAAGAAAACGGAGCCGGGGGAGTATGCGCTTACCGATGAAACTTATACAGCGCTGCTGCAAAAGCTGGATAACAGCAAGTACAAATACCTTACACCTGAGCTGCAGCAAAATATTCTGGGCTTTTATAAAAGCATGAAACCAAAAAAAGAACAGGAGCAGGACGAAGATCATTTAAAGACCACAGAGGCACTAGAAAGACTGAAAGCACACCAGCCGGCAGCCCGAAAATAA